TTAACAATAAAAGATAATTCAGCACTTTTAGATTTTGAATATTCTCTTTATAATGGTACTAGAGATGAATTGTCTTTAACAGCAATTCAAGCACAAACAATATCACAATCAGTAAATACACTATCAAGTGATAATAAAAATGCAGGGAATGCAGCAAGAGTTCTACAAAAACTATATGATACAAATAGTGATGTACAAGGTGCATTAAATAAATTAGGAACAGATAAAGATGTAGCAAGAGCAGTAGATAGTACAACACCACAAACAACAACTTCAAGCTTTACAGCAGCAACACAAATCTCAAATAATGTAAGTAATATAATCACACAAAGACAAAATGTAAACCTAAATGGAACAGGATTGAACTCAGGTGATGATATGATAAATGAGAAGAATGTATGGATAAAAACATATGGATCTTATGGAGAGCAAAATAATAAAGATAATATCAATGGATTTGATATAAAAACATATGGATTGGGATTTGGAGTAGATGGTGAGTACGCAACAAACCAAAAGATAGGATTAGGATTTTTCTATACAAATGCAGATGTAGATGTAAATAATGTATCTCAAAAATCAGATATAGATGTGTATAGCTTAATTGTATATGGGAATGTACCAGTAATAGATGATAAAACAAACTTCTTGTATCAAGTAGGATACTCTTGGCAAAAGACAGATACAAATAGAGATATCGAATTTGTAAACCAAACAGCAAAAGCAGATTATACTTCAAAAATAGCATCAGTAGACTTGAAATTAGTAAGAGATTTTAGAGTAAATGAAGAAATTTTATTGCAACCATATGTTTCGACGTTGTATAGACACTTTGAAACACCAAGTTATACAGAGACAGGAGCAGATGCTCTTAACCTAAATGTAAATAAATTTAGTTCGAGTGAATTTGTAGTAGGATTGGGAACAATGGGATATTATAAAATAGATGAAGAGTCAAGATTAACAGGAAGTGTAGGATTAGGATATGACTTGAGAGATGATAATAATATCGTAAGTTCTTCTTATCAAGGAGCAAGTGGATTGTCGTTTGATACAGAAGGAATAGATAATGGAAGATGGAGTTATGATGTAGGAGTAGGGTATGAGAATGATTTGAGTAAATTGTCAAATGTAAGCTTGAATTATAACCTACAAGGACAAGGTGAAGACTATTTGAACCATGTAGTTTCACTAAAATATACATATAAATTCTAAAATAAAAAAGAGAGTTTTACTACATAGCTTTGTAGTAAAATCTTTTCTTATAAAATAATCTTTCTAGCTAAAATATACAAAATATATAAAAAAACTATTGGCAATAAAATAGTTTGGAATATAAAAACTATAATCAAATCTATCATATATTCACTTGAGTTATCAACTGCATTTTTATACTCATCAACTTTCTTTTCATAAAAGCTTAAATCAAATTTTTCAGTTATTTTTCCAAAAAATGAACTCTCTTCTTTTTGTTCTATTGCATTTTGGTTGATTTTACTTACATCATCTGTTACTTTTAAAATATTGTCATTTAAAACTTCTATGTTGTATTGTGGTTTTACAAAATAGTTATAGGTAAAGTCATTTACATAACTAATCATAGGAATAGAAAATCTCAAAAAGATAAAAATAAATGTAATTTTGAAAAAAAGAGTTCTTAGTTTATCATCATTTGTAAATCGTTTGAAAAGCCAAATATTAAAGATGATAATAAAAGTAAATAATATGTAGTTAAATATCTCATTTGTTACAAAATTTAGTAAGATTTTTTGAATACCAAGTGAAACTAAACTAGCGAGCATTATAAGAGAAAATTGCTCTACTAAGTCATTTATTGGGTCAAGTATTTGCCCAATAGCTACAACCACAAAAGGCAGATTTATTTGCGTTCCTTGAGCTAGAGAAATCACACCATTTAAAGCTTTTGCACTTCCAAATACAATAACAGCTTGTTTAAATGATTCATCGACCATCTTTTTTGCACTTTCATCAATAGTAAAAGAACTAGCAAGAAATAAAACAATCAAAGAAAAAAGTAGTAAAATAAGCTTGTTTATGTTATTTAAAATAAATGTTTTCATAAAATAGATTATACAAGATAAAAGGAAAAAATATGCAAACGGTTGTGATATTGATGTATGTTGTTTTTTTTATTTTAGCTTTGTTTTTGAGTTTTGCAAGTGTGAAGTATTTTATTACTATGTGGAAATTTAAAAATAGAAAAAAAGATGGAAGTGAAGATGATGATTTTAAAAGGTTTGATTAGAACTTAATAATATTTCAATTTGTTATTTCAATCTCTCCAAAATCTTTAAATTTTCTATTTCAAATTTTGAAAAAGCAAACCATTTTTTACCTAAATCTTTAATACTTGCTCCTAGATGATAAACTTCTTTTTTATCAATAATTAAAAATCTATCATGGGAGTTTCTGAACTCAAAAAGTTCCGTATTTTTGTATTGAGTTTGATATTTTTGGAAATCTAGTTTAATTTGTTTTGTGATATTTGATGTATAGATTTTTATTTTAATATTTGGATATTTTGAAAAAAGAGTAAAAACTGTGTCATCTACATAATTATCTATCAAAATTACTTCTTCAACTGCATTTTTTAGCAAATCATTTACAAAAACATAAGCATCAAATATTTGCCCATCGTAGAATATCCCTTGTTTAGGTTTGAGAGATTTATCTTCTAATGCATTTAATATTTGGTTTATTTTAGTATCTGTTTTTAGTTCATAGGAAATTTGTCTTTTTTCTAAAAAATCAATTTTATAAAATAAAGCATTATCTGAATTAATCATCTTTCTCATTTCCACAAATGCTCTTATGATTTTGACACTTATATCAATTGCTATATCACTTTTTAAAACAGCACTTAACATAGAAACACCTTGTTCTGTAAAAGCATAAGGTGGTCTTCTTAGTCCCATCTTATCAGAATTGGAAGTCACAAATTGTGACCTCCAATTTTCAAATTCTTCTTTTGAGAGTTGAAACATAAAATCATTTGGAAATCTTGCTTCATTTCTTTTTACTGCTTGATTTAAAACTTTTGTTTCCACTCCATAAAGTTCTGCTAAATCTCTATCTAAAATTACTTGTTGGTTTCTTATTGTATGAATTTTATCTTTTATATTGTTTTCATTTATTATAAGTTCTTGCATTTTTTAGCCTTTTGAATTTATGCAAGAATTATATAAATTTTTTAAAGTAATAATTAAAAATATTACAATTTGTTATTTTTTTAATATTTTTGTTTAGCACGAAACAAGTTTCAGTCAAGAGTTGAAAAAAAGCAAAAAGTTGCTTCTTTTATTTTTATTCTTGTATCTATTATCATTTTATTTTTTCTCATTTACTTCTTCTAATACCAACTTTTGCTTTCTTTGATTTGCTTTAAAAAGATTTATTTTTTTCTTTTGCTTTTTTTCAATTTCTAAAATTATAGGTTTTATACTAGCTTCATATTGAAATTTTAAACCAAAAATTATAGATTCTATTTGTAATGCTATTATATTTTTTTCAATAGCTTCACTAACATCAAAAGTATAATGTATCTTTTGTTTATCACCATAATGTAATAATCTTACTTCCTGCTCGTATTCCCAATCTTCCGATTTAATAGTCCAATAATCTAAAATACCATTAAATATATCTTTTTCAACTAAATTAGTATTTTGATATTTAACCTTAGATTTTCCAACATAATTTGGCAAATATAAAAATTTATATCCAACACATATTCCACTATGCTCTTGTGTATAATGCGACCACATCAATTTATTATCATTAATTTGTGACAAAGAACATAGTTTAAAATCACTTTTATTTAATTTCAAATTTTTAAACTGTTTCTCTAAAGATTCTGATGCAACATCAAAAGGGTCATTAAGTTGTTCGGGAGTTGGAAAATATAAATAATTCTCCGATAAACTTGATAAGGCATTTAAAGAGAAACTTTGATATTTATATAAAGTTTGTTCAAAAAATATTGTGTAAATGTCTTTTTGAAAAGAGTTATAAAATAAATAGTCTTTAATACTTTTATCAAAATAACTCTTTTTTTCTCCTTTTGATTTTTTGATTTTCACCAATAATAATTCAGATTCACCATCAAGATTTACAAAATATTTATTTGCTAATTCTATAGATTTTTCAAGAGATTTGACGGCTTTTTTATACTTTTTGTCTGTTTTTTTTGATTTTTGATATTCTAACTTTCCAAGTTCTAAAAAATATTTAGGATTATCGGGTTCTATTTTAATTTTATTTTTATAAATATCAATTCTTTCTTTTATTGCTTTTGTATTTATAAAAGCAGAGAGATAATAAAGCTTTCTATCATCACTAAGTTTAATATTTTGTTTTTTAGATTCCTTATAAATCATTCTTATTTTTTTGATATATAACTTACGAATTTTATCAAGGTATGATTTAGCTTCTTTTCTAAACTCATTTTTATATTCTATGTTAAGCTTTTTTATATATTTTTTCATCTCGTTAAAAGTTGATAAAATAGAATAACTTAATCCAAATATATCATCTGCTTCAAAATCTTTTTCATCAATTATTCTCTGGTATGATTTTTCAATGTAATCCAATGTTAGTTCATAATTATTTTGTATATACAAAAAATAAATATCTTTTTTCAAGTCATCGTGATGATTTTGTAATTTATGAGTTAAACTGCTAAGATGATTTATGCTATTTGTATATTGTTTTTCAATATTTAATATCTTAGCTTCAAAAAAAGTTTTTTCTATCTCATGTAGACTAGATTTTTCTTTTTTTAGTATATCTTTTATTTCATCATAAGCGTGAAGTTCAAATAATTTATTAATACCATTTTTCCAATAGCCTGAACGAAAATTGTTGTAATAATTTTTATAACACTGAATTGCTTTTCTTTTGTTATCTATTCTTTCATAACATTCACCAAGTATAAAAAAATCATTACTACTCTTATCTTTTTTGTTCTCATTATATTCTATTGCTTCCTCGTACTTTTGTAATTCAAAACAAACTTTTCCATAAGTTATAATATGTAAATATTTATTTTTTCTTTCTTTATATTTATTGAAATAACAATATAAACCCTCATAGTCTTTTTTTTCTTTTTTATAAAATAACTCACTTTGTTCTGTAGTAAGATTGTATTTTTCCCTAAGTTTTTGAATATCATCTAAATATTCATCTTTGTACCGAAGATTATCTATAAATTTTTGTACAATTTGAGTATCTAATATATTTTTCATCAAAAAATCAAAGCACTTTTTATTTTCTTTATCAATAAAAAGCAAATAAAATTGTGCATCAAGATTTTTAGGGTTTTCTTGTAATACGTGATTTAATAAATCTTTCTCTTTTTCATATTTTCTAAACCATATAAAACGGTTAAATATTGTAAAATTTTCTTTTAAAAATAAATATAATTGAAGATAACTTTGTGATTTATCATTTCCATTTTTTTGTATTATTTTTTCAAAATATTTATTTTTAGATTTTTCTATTTCATCAAATGAAGCATTCTGTTTATTTCTACTAATCCAGTACATCAAATCATATAAATAATAGTAAAAAAATAGTATTTCTTCTTTATTTGGAAAATTATTTTCTAATTGTTTAATATTTTTCAATGCTTCATAAAAGTTTGTTTTATATAAATTATCTAGTATTGCTTTTTTTAATTCTTCCATAGCAACTAATTTCCCTCAACAATCTTAATCTCATCTTCTGTTAAATCATAAAGTTTATAAACCATTTGGTCGATTTCTTTATCTGTTTTATTGATTTGATTTTGGATTTCTAGGACTTCTTTTTTATCATTTTCAAAAAGGGCTTTCCAAGCGTTTTTGAAATTTCTTTCTTCTAGTTTATCGGCGAATTTTATTTTTTTTGATTTTGTGTATTCTTTTATAAAATCATCAAACTCTAATTCTTCAAATTTTTGTAGTTTGGTTGTAAGTTTTTCAAGTTTTAATTCATCATAAAAGTTTTGTTTTGTTTCTTGCAATTTTTTATTTAATTCAAGCATTAAGTTAGCTTTTTGGATAAATGGCTTTTGATTATTTATATCAATTTTTGGAATATTGAAATTTTTAAAATCATTAAGACTAAATGCAGGAAAATCATCTCTTTGTAAAGATGTATTAAAGTTAATTTGAACAAAACTAAATAATGTACTATTTAAAATAGAAAGTATATATAAATATTTATAATCTGAATTTAGATTATAAATAGCATATAAATTCTTTTTAAATGCGACTTCCTCATTTAAATATGTAATATTCATTCTAAATTGTCTGCTCATAAGTTGTCTTGCCAATAATTTTTCAGCTTTGTATAATTCTATTGGTTTATTTTCTCGTAAATTATTATAATTTACATAAGAAATTAAATTAGATTTTTCAATGGTGTATCTAAAAACTTGTTCTTCAAACCATCTTAAATCATATTCATCAGATTTAATAAATTTTTCATCTTCTTTTGGTGGTAAACAACCTCTATTTATAAAAGAAATTTCACCTAATTTAACATTTTTTTCTGAAAATAATACCTTTTCTCCTATTTTCAATAATTGATTATTTAAAAAAACTTTACCATATCTTATCCATTCTTTATTTGGAAAAGAAAATAAATTTTCAATAGAAATTTCATTTTGATAATTTCTAATATCATATTTATAACATTTTGTATAATCTGTATTTTTATTTTTTGAAACTAATACAATAGAAGTATCAATATAAGCTTCAAAAATATCATAAGGTAATTGAATGATTTCATCTAAACTAAATTCGTTAATTATATGATTTCTAAAATCTAAATAATTATCTCCTGAAAACCAAGTATTAGGAATTATAAAACCTAAATATCTTTCTTCTTTTAATAATTTTAATGATTTTTCAACAAATGCTATATAAGTATTATAATTTCCTTTTACAAAATTATAATCTTTTAGTAATTCAGGATTTAAAACCACATAAGGTGGATTTCCAATAACTACATCAAAACTATTTTCTTCAAATGGCATTTCTAAAAGAGAATTTGCACAAATAATCTTATCATTTAAATTAGTTAAAGCTCTTCCTCTTTGAGCAGTTCTAAGCCATAATGAGAGTTTTGCTATTTCAACAGCATCTTCATTTATGTCCACTCCATAAAGATTATGTTCAAGTACGCTTTCTTCAACTGTATAAGATGAGAATAAATCTCCCATAAGTGCTAAATCATTTTGTAGTTGTTTATGTTCTTTTATCAGATACTCTAACGCTTGATTTAAAAATGCTCCACTTCCACACGCTGGGTCAAGGATTTTTAGATTAAAAAGCCAATCTTTATATATTTCAAGATTATCTTTTATTTGTTGTTCTACTTTTGTAAGTTTTTTTGGATTTGTTGGTGCTGTTACATTTGATAAGTTTAACTCTTCTCTTTTTTGTGTACACATCTTGCCTAAAGTATTATCAACAATATATTTTGTGATATATTCAGGAGTATAAAAAACTCCATCTTTTTTTCTTTTTGATTTTGTTTTGTCAAAATCTGTATTGTTTATATTTGCTTGTATCTCTTCTAAATCTGTTAAAGATTGTTCAAATATATGTCCTAAAATATTTACTGATACTTCACTAGCAAAATCATAATCACTTAATTTTTGTGCTTCCATATTAAGAACATTATCATCTATTTTTAAACTATCGAGTAATTCATCTTTTGAAAATAAACCACCATTGTATTTTGGAATATTTAATCTTTCATTTCCTTGATTTATAGCATCAAAATAGATTTTATAGTATTCATACATAGGATTACCAAAAACATCTTGACTGTGTCGTTCTCTGATTTGTTTTATAGTATTTGGAGTTAAAAGTCCTCTATCTTCTGCAAAAAGTATGAAGATTATTCTATCACACAGTTTTTGAGTAAGTCGCAGAAGCGTTGATTTATCTATGTTTTCATTGTTTGTTATAATATTTTCGAAAAGATGATTTCTAAAATGTGAGAAATCTTTATAAAGTTCTTTTGAAATATTTTGCTCAAAACTTGCTGTTTTTTCTTTGATTTTTAGAGGAATATCATTTTTAATACTTTCAAAAGAAATTAGAAGATGAAGCTTTTTAAACTCTTCATAATCAAGATTAAAAAGAGAAAATTTCTCATAAGCTGTTTTTTTATCTATGTAAAATCTTAGTTCATCAAAATTTGAGATAATAATATATTTTGAGTTTGAGTGTGATGCATGATAATTAAAAGCTTGGGCTTCAATCTTATCAAGATTTTTTGTATCTTGTGCTTTTAGTTCGATAACACCAACTATTTTTTCATCTACATAAATAACACCATCGGCTTTTTTGCCATCTGTTTCATTTTTCTTTTCACGCTCTAAATTAAAATTAGACGGATTAGTCATATCAAGTGTATAACCCAAACAACTTTCAAAAACATCTTTTAAAAATCCATCTTGGTATTTTTCTTCTTTTACTGTTTTTATATAATCAACTTTTGATAAAAATTCTTGAAATTTTGCCCATCGTAGAGCCACCAAACTTTCATCTTGTTTGATACTATTTATTACTGATTTTTGAAACATAGACATAAAAATAAAACCTTTACTCGTTTTTAATTGTTTTATTTATTCTATCAAAATGCAATAAAAAAATAACTTGATAATAAGATTTTTGATGTTATGAAAAATAAGTTTTTTTAGATATAATCGAAAAGACTTAAATATAGATTTTAGAAGAGAAAACTTGAAATTAGAAATTACAGATAAAATAAAACAACTAGAAATAGAAGATATAAAAGAAAATCTTTTTCATTACTCTTATGATAATAAAAGTTTAAAAGCTTTAGTAAAAAACAACACTTCAAAAGATGATATTTCATATATAACTGCATATAGCAGTTTTATTGGAGAGATTTATGAAAATATCATTTATGAGTTATTACTAAAGTATGTTTTAACTCAAGATGAAATTACAAGGTTTGTATTAAAAGGACCATATCAAGCTAAAGAAAATCACTTTATAAAAAGTGGACTTTTAATAGATAGTAGTTCACAAATAGTATATAAATCAGCATATAAAGATATAAGCGAATTTGACGCACTATTTTTTACAAAAGATAGTTTATATTTTGTAGAGATGAGCACATCGAAAAAAACAGCAAGTTTAAATAAAAGATTAGTTAAAAAGTATGCTTTACTTAAGATGATTTTTCCAACTTTAAATATCAAAGCTTTGATAGTTGTAACACAAGGTTCAGTTGGACTTAAAAATTTTCCATCTTATGCGACTATT
The nucleotide sequence above comes from Arcobacter lacus. Encoded proteins:
- a CDS encoding ORF6N domain-containing protein encodes the protein MQELIINENNIKDKIHTIRNQQVILDRDLAELYGVETKVLNQAVKRNEARFPNDFMFQLSKEEFENWRSQFVTSNSDKMGLRRPPYAFTEQGVSMLSAVLKSDIAIDISVKIIRAFVEMRKMINSDNALFYKIDFLEKRQISYELKTDTKINQILNALEDKSLKPKQGIFYDGQIFDAYVFVNDLLKNAVEEVILIDNYVDDTVFTLFSKYPNIKIKIYTSNITKQIKLDFQKYQTQYKNTELFEFRNSHDRFLIIDKKEVYHLGASIKDLGKKWFAFSKFEIENLKILERLK
- a CDS encoding DUF2971 domain-containing protein — encoded protein: MEELKKAILDNLYKTNFYEALKNIKQLENNFPNKEEILFFYYYLYDLMYWISRNKQNASFDEIEKSKNKYFEKIIQKNGNDKSQSYLQLYLFLKENFTIFNRFIWFRKYEKEKDLLNHVLQENPKNLDAQFYLLFIDKENKKCFDFLMKNILDTQIVQKFIDNLRYKDEYLDDIQKLREKYNLTTEQSELFYKKEKKDYEGLYCYFNKYKERKNKYLHIITYGKVCFELQKYEEAIEYNENKKDKSSNDFFILGECYERIDNKRKAIQCYKNYYNNFRSGYWKNGINKLFELHAYDEIKDILKKEKSSLHEIEKTFFEAKILNIEKQYTNSINHLSSLTHKLQNHHDDLKKDIYFLYIQNNYELTLDYIEKSYQRIIDEKDFEADDIFGLSYSILSTFNEMKKYIKKLNIEYKNEFRKEAKSYLDKIRKLYIKKIRMIYKESKKQNIKLSDDRKLYYLSAFINTKAIKERIDIYKNKIKIEPDNPKYFLELGKLEYQKSKKTDKKYKKAVKSLEKSIELANKYFVNLDGESELLLVKIKKSKGEKKSYFDKSIKDYLFYNSFQKDIYTIFFEQTLYKYQSFSLNALSSLSENYLYFPTPEQLNDPFDVASESLEKQFKNLKLNKSDFKLCSLSQINDNKLMWSHYTQEHSGICVGYKFLYLPNYVGKSKVKYQNTNLVEKDIFNGILDYWTIKSEDWEYEQEVRLLHYGDKQKIHYTFDVSEAIEKNIIALQIESIIFGLKFQYEASIKPIILEIEKKQKKKINLFKANQRKQKLVLEEVNEKK
- a CDS encoding autotransporter outer membrane beta-barrel domain-containing protein — its product is MKKNRVSFLVSSLLLSGAFSFANAAGPEYFTSSDQFDVWVYGDQNGLFAALYDLPAVSFSGEAINVLVDSNADNLKYVGNTLWILSADSIMVNNLTIKDNSALLDFEYSLYNGTRDELSLTAIQAQTISQSVNTLSSDNKNAGNAARVLQKLYDTNSDVQGALNKLGTDKDVARAVDSTTPQTTTSSFTAATQISNNVSNIITQRQNVNLNGTGLNSGDDMINEKNVWIKTYGSYGEQNNKDNINGFDIKTYGLGFGVDGEYATNQKIGLGFFYTNADVDVNNVSQKSDIDVYSLIVYGNVPVIDDKTNFLYQVGYSWQKTDTNRDIEFVNQTAKADYTSKIASVDLKLVRDFRVNEEILLQPYVSTLYRHFETPSYTETGADALNLNVNKFSSSEFVVGLGTMGYYKIDEESRLTGSVGLGYDLRDDNNIVSSSYQGASGLSFDTEGIDNGRWSYDVGVGYENDLSKLSNVSLNYNLQGQGEDYLNHVVSLKYTYKF
- a CDS encoding Eco57I restriction-modification methylase domain-containing protein — its product is MSMFQKSVINSIKQDESLVALRWAKFQEFLSKVDYIKTVKEEKYQDGFLKDVFESCLGYTLDMTNPSNFNLEREKKNETDGKKADGVIYVDEKIVGVIELKAQDTKNLDKIEAQAFNYHASHSNSKYIIISNFDELRFYIDKKTAYEKFSLFNLDYEEFKKLHLLISFESIKNDIPLKIKEKTASFEQNISKELYKDFSHFRNHLFENIITNNENIDKSTLLRLTQKLCDRIIFILFAEDRGLLTPNTIKQIRERHSQDVFGNPMYEYYKIYFDAINQGNERLNIPKYNGGLFSKDELLDSLKIDDNVLNMEAQKLSDYDFASEVSVNILGHIFEQSLTDLEEIQANINNTDFDKTKSKRKKDGVFYTPEYITKYIVDNTLGKMCTQKREELNLSNVTAPTNPKKLTKVEQQIKDNLEIYKDWLFNLKILDPACGSGAFLNQALEYLIKEHKQLQNDLALMGDLFSSYTVEESVLEHNLYGVDINEDAVEIAKLSLWLRTAQRGRALTNLNDKIICANSLLEMPFEENSFDVVIGNPPYVVLNPELLKDYNFVKGNYNTYIAFVEKSLKLLKEERYLGFIIPNTWFSGDNYLDFRNHIINEFSLDEIIQLPYDIFEAYIDTSIVLVSKNKNTDYTKCYKYDIRNYQNEISIENLFSFPNKEWIRYGKVFLNNQLLKIGEKVLFSEKNVKLGEISFINRGCLPPKEDEKFIKSDEYDLRWFEEQVFRYTIEKSNLISYVNYNNLRENKPIELYKAEKLLARQLMSRQFRMNITYLNEEVAFKKNLYAIYNLNSDYKYLYILSILNSTLFSFVQINFNTSLQRDDFPAFSLNDFKNFNIPKIDINNQKPFIQKANLMLELNKKLQETKQNFYDELKLEKLTTKLQKFEELEFDDFIKEYTKSKKIKFADKLEERNFKNAWKALFENDKKEVLEIQNQINKTDKEIDQMVYKLYDLTEDEIKIVEGN